In Phenylobacterium zucineum HLK1, one DNA window encodes the following:
- the rplP gene encoding 50S ribosomal protein L16, whose amino-acid sequence MLSPKKTKYRKQFKGRIHGTAKGGFTLNFGSYGLKSMEPERITARQIEAARRAITRQMKRQGRVWIRVFPDVPVTGKPAEVRMGSGKGSVEYWAARVHPGRIMFEIDGVPDDVAREALRLGAAKLPVKTRIVTRIDAAVEHA is encoded by the coding sequence ATGCTGTCTCCGAAGAAGACCAAGTACCGCAAGCAGTTCAAGGGCCGCATCCACGGCACGGCCAAGGGCGGGTTCACGCTGAACTTCGGCTCGTACGGCCTGAAGTCCATGGAGCCCGAGCGGATCACTGCGCGGCAGATCGAGGCGGCCCGCCGCGCGATCACCCGCCAGATGAAGCGCCAGGGCCGGGTGTGGATCCGGGTGTTCCCCGACGTGCCGGTGACCGGCAAGCCGGCGGAAGTCCGGATGGGTTCGGGCAAGGGTTCGGTCGAGTACTGGGCCGCCCGCGTCCACCCTGGCCGCATCATGTTCGAAATCGACGGGGTGCCGGATGACGTCGCCCGCGAAGCCCTGCGCCTCGGCGCGGCCAAGCTTCCGGTGAAGACCCGCATCGTCACCCGCATCGACGCCGCCGTGGAGCACGCGTGA
- the rpmC gene encoding 50S ribosomal protein L29, with protein MKIDEVRGMTPDQLNEQLVALKKEQFNLRFQKATGQIEKTHRVDEVRKDIARIKTVLRAKQAQA; from the coding sequence ATGAAGATCGACGAAGTCCGGGGCATGACGCCCGACCAGCTGAACGAGCAGCTCGTGGCCCTCAAGAAGGAGCAGTTCAACCTGCGCTTCCAGAAGGCGACGGGTCAGATCGAGAAGACCCACCGCGTAGACGAGGTGCGCAAGGATATCGCGCGCATCAAGACCGTCCTGCGCGCCAAGCAGGCCCAGGCCTGA
- the rpsQ gene encoding 30S ribosomal protein S17: MPKRILEGVVVSDKGDKTVVVKVERTFLHPVLKKTVRRSKKYHAHDEANTYKVGEVARIIECAPKSKLKTWEVLPKGGAAQA, translated from the coding sequence ATGCCGAAGCGAATCCTCGAGGGCGTCGTCGTCTCCGACAAGGGCGACAAGACGGTTGTGGTGAAGGTCGAGCGGACCTTCCTCCATCCGGTGCTGAAGAAGACCGTCCGCCGGTCGAAGAAGTACCACGCCCACGACGAGGCCAACACGTACAAGGTCGGCGAGGTCGCCCGCATCATCGAATGCGCGCCCAAGTCGAAGCTGAAAACCTGGGAAGTGCTGCCTAAGGGCGGCGCGGCCCAAGCGTAA